Proteins from one Chanodichthys erythropterus isolate Z2021 chromosome 15, ASM2448905v1, whole genome shotgun sequence genomic window:
- the si:ch211-232m10.6 gene encoding si:ch211-232m10.6, which yields MLEHMSRRNRSLLSLTLTSLALALSVLAFCTSYWCEGTHKVVKPLCLSPVKMKNCGQNNSQPYTIEVPTADPKKPDSNATMSPNQKEELDRMRAKKLANAVHYIWETGEDKYMQRYFHTGFWLSCERHNDGEKCRSFIELTPGETQGVLWLSVISEFAYISLLAMGFLLMWVEFLLLCLNKEMYALKINAFAAICTVLSGLMGMVAHMMYTTVFQMTVSIGPKDWRPQTWDYGWSFAMAWISFSCCMAAAVFTLNSYTKTLIENKHRARIRLEESRAASHAPPYDEVITTGGGSLYSVSRLVQQCQKGAFIDTVWTPREEGSCGGMVGVKSPHGLVLVGGCRREGCEDCEREMDEMEDVLEREGNDELC from the exons ATGTTGGAGCATATGTCTCGCAGGAATCGGTCCTTGCTGTCTCTCACGCTGACCTCTCTGGCCCTAGCGCTGTCTGTGCTGGCCTTCTGCACCTCATATTGGTGCGAGGGCACGCATAAAGTGGTCAAACCTCTCTGTCTGTCGCCTGTCAAAATGAAGAACTGCGGACAGAACAACAGTCAGCCTTACACAATTG AGGTCCCAACAGCAGATCCTAAGAAGCCAGATTCCAATGCGACAATGTCCCCAAATCAGAAGGAAGAACTGGACCGAATGAGAGCCAAAAAGCTGGCAAATGCAGTTCACTACATCTGGGAGACAGGAGAAGACAAATACATGCAGCGTTACTTTCACACTGGCTTCTGGTTGTCTTGTGAGAGACACAATGACG GTGAGAAATGTCGGAGCTTCATTGAACTGACCCCTGGAGAAACACAAG GAGTTCTGTGGCTCTCAGTCATATCAGAGTTTGCATACATCAGCCTCCTGGCGATGGGCTTCCTTCTGATGTGGGTGGAATTCCTGCTCCTGTGTCTGAATAAGGAAATGTATGCGCTCAAGATCAATGCTTTTGCTGCCATCTGCACTGTGCTGTCTG GTTTGATGGGAATGGTGGCACATATGATGTATACAACCGTATTCCAGATGACTGTCAGCATCGGGCCCAAAGACTGGAGACCACAGACCTGGGACTATGGCTGGTCATTTGC CATGGCGTGGATCTCCTTCAGCTGTTGCATGGCAGCAGCTGTATTCACACTGAACTCTTACACCAAAACTCTGATTGAGAATAAGCACCGTGCCCGGATCCGTCTGGAGGAGTCCCGTGCCGCCAGCCACGCGCCGCCTTATGATGAGGTTATCACGACCGGTGGTGGGAGCCTCTACTCTGTCAGCCGACTGGTTCAGCAATGCCAGAAGGGTGCATTTATTGACACTGTGTGGACCCCCAGGGAGGAAGGGTCTTGTGGGGGTATGGTGGGGGTGAAAAGTCCTCATGGACTGGTACTAGTGGGGGGGTGCAGGAGAGAGGGATGCGAGGACTGCGAGAGAGAAATGGATGAGATGGAAGACGTATTAGAGAGGGAAGGGAATGATGAACTGTGCTGA
- the rcvrn3 gene encoding recoverin 3 yields MGNAQSGGIPKEFVDDLKLTTRFSEAEITQWYENFQKQCPTGRITLQQFEEIYGKFFPDSDAKTYAQHVFRSFDTNDDGTLDFKEYVVALHMTSSGKSTLKLEWVFSLFDVDKNGYVTKPEVLELSEALFKLIPKDKQANLPSDESTPEKRAEKLWAIFEKKDNERVAEGEFIQAVEESEVALRLIQYDHK; encoded by the exons ATGGGAAACGCACAGAGTGGAGGGATTCCAAAAGAGTTTGTGGATGACCTCAAGCTGACCACCAGGTTCTCTGAAGCTGAGATCACCCAGTGGTATGAGAACTTCCAGAAGCAGTGTCCTACAGGTCGCATCACACTACAACAGTTTGAGGAGATCTACGGCAAATTCTTCCCTGACAGTGATGCCAAGACCTATGCCCAACACGTTTTTCGGTCCTTTGACACCAATGATGATGGAACATTAGACTTTAAGGAGTATGTCGTTGCTCTTCACATGACCTCCTCAGGCAAGTCGACCTTGAAGCTGGAGTGGGTCTTCTCACTGTTTGATGTGGACAAGAATGGTTACGTCACAAAACCTGAAGTGTTGGAACTCAGCGAG GCCCTTTTCAAACTCATACCCAAAGACAAGCAGGCAAATCTTCCCAGTGATGAAAGCACACCAGAGAAAAGAGCAGAGAAACTCTGGGCCATCTTTGAAAAAAAGGACAATG AGCGAGTCGCAGAGGGGGAGTTCATCCAAGCCGTCGAAGAAAGCGAAGTTGCACTACGTCTCATTCAGTATGATCATAAATGA
- the ccdc106b gene encoding LOW QUALITY PROTEIN: coiled-coil domain-containing protein 106b (The sequence of the model RefSeq protein was modified relative to this genomic sequence to represent the inferred CDS: deleted 2 bases in 1 codon), producing MFGCSFVNIRHIHVTGIMTDAQGSTGSCRGLKNEDGYEISIPFEEDNLDESGFCDQTDHSFNESVSGQIPPCSSYLLITSLRAQLQISLEKNSWLQKRIEDLEEERDFLRCQLDRFIFTTKSQESNGTMGKESEADAMQQPTSQKQSTNSKPPTRKTPTPPSHMMTRSGKIPARNQKRSRKNSYSDQEGEEVIEEEEYIAEEDYVEEEQVTDDDVGYSDSKISQKNHSGRLNCQTRVKRRRVFRIARSMERQRVKDPAGVLLRYNKILVTYQKLKSMSRAFQVHGVDRNTVASTTPIAEMLLVAPEKVSEVGEFDSSKEKLLDYARRCYKALDEDAHAKVQALKKNNLLLPISYRFRH from the exons ATGTTTGGTTGTAGTTTTGTGAAT ATCCGCCATATCCATGTAACCGGAATCATGACTGATGCTCAGGGAAGCACGGGGAGCTGCAGAG GTTTGAAGAACGAGGATGGGTATGAAATCTCCATCCCCTTTGAGGAGGACAACCTGGACGAATCTGGTTTCTGTGATCAAACTGACCACAGTTTCAATG AGTCGGTCTCAGGTCAGATTCCTCCTTGCAGTTCGTACCTTCTGATTACCAGCCTCCGAGCACAACTGCAGATTTCTTTGGAAAAGAACTCGTGGCTCCAAAAACGCATTGAAGATCTGGAGGAGGAGAGGGACTTCCTGCGCTGCCAACTTGATAGATTCATTTTCACCACCAAGAGTCAAGAGAGCAATGGCACAATGGGAAAAG AATCTGAAGCAGATGCCATGCAGCAACCTACCAGTCAGAAGCAGTCCACCAATTCAAAGCCCCCTACCCGGAAAACACCCACTCCTCCATCACACATGATGACACGCTCTGGAAAAATCCCTGCACGCAACCAAAAGCGCAGTAGAAAAAACAGCTA CTCAGATCAAGAAGGAGAGGAGGTGATTGAGGAGGAAGAGTATATAGCAGAAGAAGATTATGTGGAAGAGGAGCAGGTTACAGATGATGATGTTGGCTATTCAGATAGTAAAATCTCACAAAAGAACCATTCAGGCAGGCTGAATTGCCAGACGAGAGTGAAAAGACGACGCGTTTTTCGTATAGCGCGAAGCATGGAAAGACAAAGAG TTAAAGACCCTGCAGGTGTTCTGCTTCGCTACAATAAGATCCTTGTGACCTATCAGAAGCTGAAGAGCATGTCTAGAGCATTCCAGGTCCATGGGGTTGACCGAAACACCGTGGCCTCCACCACTCCTATCGCCGAAATGCTTTTGGTTGCTCCTGAGAAAGTGTCTGAGGTTGGAGAGTTTGATTCCTCCAAGGAGAAGCTTCTGGATTATGCGAGGCGCTGCTATAAAGCTCTTGATGAGGATGCTCACGCTAAGGTGCAGGCCTTGAAGAAGAACAACCTCTTGCTGCCCATTTCATACAGGTTCAGGCACTGA